agaaaatcgAGGAATcaattctaatatataaaattcgataagtttcttcgaaagtaagagagattaatgtatatgtctatttgtaatgtttctttttgaGGCAATAATCTGAGGACACTTCAGATGGCGCATCCTGTCTGTAATATTAACTTTCGACgccgtgtatatgtataggaCACATATACAAAGTCTTTACAAACATTGTTATTGAAATCAAATCTTATATTCTATGTACAGATCAGTAGTGATTAGTCGTACACAATCGTATTGTTACATTCTCTTGCGCGATACCTTTGATATTCGTTTCGCGTATTATTCcttaatattatgtattatgatAACGACGTTGGGAGATCTCAAAAAATGTCGTGCGTAATTGTAAAAGCTTCGTCAGgtgataaaaaatatggaattattttaaaatactcTTTTAAAATAGTTTTTCATGGAAGTGCACATTAACCTAATATGTTATGTCTATACGGGTTCGtataaataagagaagatCTAAtacttccttttatttatagatttatattggAATCAATATCGACTAACTagagttttttattattaatgtgaTAAAGTTTATTTGTCTCTCCCATTGGTATGGAGGTAAGTTTCTATGGATTTAATCAAATACATCCCACACATCTCCCTAAgactaaaaaatattatttattttgatgatCATAAAATCGTTGGTTAATCTTGATTACGAATTACAGCCAGATGCTAAAGTTCCTTTGCCATTAGAACCTATAAAATCAAATCAGGTAGAAGATAGAAGATTATGGGTGGGCAATCTAGATCTAAGGATTAATGAGTAAGTATTTgcatgattatatatttcatggtttttatttcttcaaatgagtcatttattttctcaatgtgttaatatattaatcaataaaaaaattaaatcatattgAGCAATGACGCATTTGTAGTTTATAAAACTATCTGAAAAACTAACTGTTTATTTGTCAACTGGTACCAACTCCTGAAACTCGTCCAAAAACATGGAACAATCGAAAAGTTCGACCTGCTATTTCATCGGTCAGGTCCACAAGCTGGTCAACCAAGGGGATATGCATTTGTTACTTATAAAACAATAGAAGATGCTGAAGCAGCAAAAGATGCTTTACATAATCTAAAAGTAGGTGCTAAAAATATAGTAGTAAGATGGGCTCATAGCGTCACAGAGGTTAGTAAAATGTCACAGAGGatgcaaatataattttatattttaataaaaatgatattttttatactaatttatttttagccTGACATAGAAAAACCAAAGCCAAAAATAGACATACCTGCCTTAGCAGgtgcaaagaaagaagataaaaaaataaggtaggtttttcatttttattattatttctaatatagatattaattttaatataatcctTGTAGTCGTGAGACTGCTATCCAGGCAATAGAAGCAAAACtcaaattaatgaaagaatcAGAAGAAGAATTTGAATTGAATAAACCTTTGGATGGATCTCCTATCATACATCTATATCAGAGAACAGAAAATCAAAAACCGTCCACATCTACACGCCATCATAACCGGGGAAATCATCACCACAATAATAAGCCatataatcgttataaacCAAGAAGATAACTCGAGTTGTCTATCCTCATTTTTCATAAACATTTTGAATGATAATTTGGAGAGAAATACAGTATGGAATCCTTTTCGCGtcattaatatcattgatatttatatcatttatatttataaaagcatagtattataaaattgctGATTCTTCTcttgcgtgtgtatgtgtgcgtgcgtaaATGATTCCTATATGGTGCAGCAAATGTAAAGCACCAAAAATGTAACtattttaattcataatatgATAATGCTATGCttgatatgtatgtacatgatGTACatgtattttcataatatattgtatcaacatcttttgataataaacaaaaacatgTAATGAActttaagaaagaattttaagattattgtgttgaaataataaaacctatcatttatttagatatatcattacacttatatttcatatctacatttctttttctttaagagCAGTTTTTCCACGCATATGATAAGGGAGAGGTATTACACCAGGACATGGTACTTGTCCAGGAATTTCACATATGCAACTTTTTTTACAACCAACACCAAAGTTAGCAggattatcttttttttctttggctacttcttcttcgattaaaaGTTGTTCTGACTTACCAATCACTTTAATAAGATGTTGAAGAATACTTTCTTTTGGTTGACTATCTACATCTATTAACAttgtttctccattttctattaaagtataattatataacaatatattactTTTGACAATATTTATAACCATAATATACTTAACACTGATATTAATAccatattacaatattattatatagtttaaataatttataatattacataccataataacattttataaaggGAGAtggtgttttatttttaaatgtaataatttgtaCATCTGGATTTTTGTATTGTATTTGTGGTAAATACCAAAATACGAAATCTCTAAAGTATAAAAtcagtttaaaaatataatatttttaagaacgaTACTATGCTAACAAATATCTAACCTAAATTTTACCTGGTTCCTGAATGATGTTGCCCGctagtattataattaatagataatatttgtattttatcctTTAGAACTAATTTTCCtgcttgtaaatatttaagcGTTCTTCGTATAGGTTCTTTACCTATCATAAACGGCATTTTGATCAAATTTAGTTAATTTTCTTACGTGTTAAAACGACGAGAAATACAATCCATGCCTGTCGGTGAATTACTAATAGTTTAGTAAAATGTCGATCTACAACTGTTGATGTTTATTCCTCTTTACTACCGTTATTATAGCGAATATTCTGTAAATACGgtgaaaagattttttcgaaattttttttctcttggagATTATCAGCAGTGAAGCGGTAAATTGTATACACgtgttttgattttttacctttctccTCGCAGTACTTTTATTCGGTACATTCATATGTGTCGGCTGCACGGTTTTTAACGTTTGTGTTTCAATTATCAtcagttataaataatttataatttttatttaaacacaAAACTACAGTACgtatcttaaaaatatcttgttttgataacaattttgttttctcatagataataatgtttttttttttaaattttgctTAAACAGCTGACGTAATTTATTTCCATATggtgtaaaatttataaatcaatacaAATTACAGATTAGTGTTACTACATTAGAGccagaaaaaagaacaaagattaAAATGAGTGTATCAATGACATCTAAGGAAATTCGTCAATCTTACATTGACTTTTTCAAAAGTAAGGGACACGAATATGTTCATTCAAGTTCAACAATACCACATGATGATCCAACTTTACTCTTTACTAATGCTGGGATGAATCAAGtatagtattatttcttttctctaaaatataatttatatataattgttacattatatattgtttataatttttacacaTGATTTATTTTAGTTCAAACCTATATTTCTTGGTACAGTAGATCCTAATAGCGATATGGCAAAATGGGTGAGAGTCGTTAACACTCAAAAATGTATAAGAGCTGGAGGTAAACATAATGATCTAGACGATGTTGGTAAAGATGTATATCATCATACTTTTTTTGAGATGATGGGTAACTGGTCATTTGGTGATTATTTTAAGGTATGCttatatgttaattattcTCATAAAactacttttaataaaataaaatttttttcagaaagaaatttgtatgTGGGCTTGGGAATTCTTAACAgtcaatttaaaattatcacCTGATAGattatacattacatattttGGAGGGGATGAAAAATCTGGGTTGAATCCTGATAATGAGTGTAAAGATATATGGCTTTCTCTTgggtaattaaaaatacaatatcagaataatatttactatatgaTTAAGACATTTAAGTATATTTGTCCAAGTATAATTAACTTTATTCTTTTGTAGGGTATCAGCTTCACATGTTTTACCAGGTAGCATGAAGGATAATTTTTGGGAAATGGGAGAAACTGGTCCTTGTGGACCATGCAGTGAAATACATTATGATAGAATTGGTGGTAGGGAAGCTGCTCATTTAGTAAATATGGATGATCCAAATGTTTTAGAAATCTGGAATCTTGTCTTTATTCAATACAAtaggtaatataaaaataaaaacatgcatgtatattttcaattacattaaatgataaaaattgaattacatatatattgcagGGAATTAGATGGCATTTTAAAAACATTACCAAAAAAGCATATTGATTGTGGTTTAGGATTGGAACGTTTGGTGTCAGTTATTCAAAATAAACAAGCAAATTATGATACTGACTTATTTATGCCTCTTTTTGAAGCAATTCAAAAAGGTACTGGGGCACCACCTTATCAAGGAAGAGTAGGGGATGCAGATAAGGATGGAATTGATATGGCATACAGAGTATTGGCAGATCATGCAAGGACAATAACTATTGCTCTTGCAGATGGAGGGATGCCTGATAATACTGGAAGAGGgtaaatcatataatataatataaatatttaatttatatttttcatgctcttttaataattatttttttattaaagttatGTTCTAAGAAGAATTCTGCGACGTGCTGTACGTTATGCCACTGAGAAATTAAATGCAAAACCTGGTTTTTTTGCATCTTTGATAAATGTAGTAGTAGAATTACTTggtaaatatcgatttttaaaaattttttatttttccgaaCGTTATTTCATTCCATCATTTATTTGTCTAGGTGATGTATTCCCAGAAGTTAAAAAAGATCCTCAAAGTATAATTGATACaattaatgaagaagaaacacAATTCTTAAAAACATTATCACGTGgacgaaatttattaaatcgaacTATAGCAAAACTTGAATCTTCTAAGGTTGTTCCAGGGGATGTTGCATGGCGTTTATATGACACATATGGTTTTCCAGTTGATTTAACACAACTCATGACTGAAGAGAAAGGTTTGAAAGTTGATATGATTGCTTatgaagaagcaaagaaacaAGCACAGGTATTAAAATggctataatattttttgttacttatattttttataataacaattattattattgtattatttattttagctTATCTCTCAAAGTAAAGTTGGAGGGATAGATGATCAAATTAATTTGGATATTCATGCAATCACAGAATTGCAAAATGCAGGAATACCAGTCACTAatgatttatcaaaatataattacaatataaaaaataataatccataTGATGAATATTCGTTTGAGTCGTGCACTGGTACTGTCATTGCTCTAAGACATGCAAAAACTTTCGTTGAAAAAGTACATTCTGGACAGGAAGTAGGAATATTGTTagataaaacgaatttttatgCAGAACAAGGTGGACAAATATATGATGAAGGATTTTTAGTAAAAGTTGATGATGAagtaaacatatattattttagagtATCAAACggtttagaatattttatataataagatgtattataaaactattctaattattattttacataggAAACTGAAATACGGATTACGAATGTGCAAGTTAGAGGTGGCTATGTATTACATATTGGTACAGTTGGAGAAGGAGTGCTGAAGAAGGGTGATAaggtttatttaaatattgatactACTCGTAGACGTCTAATAATGAGTAATCATACAGCAACTCATGTTCTTAACTATGCACTTCGGCAAGTTTTGGGTTTAGAAGCCGATCAAAAAGGATCGTTAGTTGCACCTGACAGATTACGTTTTGACTTCACTAATAAAGGTTTTTGAAGAGTACTATCTTTTATCAGAATAGATTTAGTATTTTTAGAGTAgatttagaatatatttttaaattgtaggAGCTATGACTACAGATCAagtaaaaaaaacagaagaaattaCGAATGATATGgtacaacaaaataaaaatatttatgctaAAGAAAGCAATCTGGCGTTAGCTAAAACTATTAAAGGATTACGTGCTATGTTCGAAGAAACCTATCCTGATCCTGTTAGAATAGTCAGTGTAGGTATACCAATAGAAGAATTGGAAAAAGATCCTTTGAGTGATGCTGCATTGAAGACCAGTGTAGAATTTTGTGGTGGAACGTAAgagtatatctttttattaaacgtcgtattcaacgaaaatataaattttttaatcatttttatattacagacATTTACACAACACAGGACATATAGGTGATTTTGTCATAGCAAGTGAAGAAGCTATTGCTAAAGGTATAAGACGTATAGTTGCTTTAACTGGACCTGAAGCAAAAAAAGCACTTAAGAAATCAGCTTTGTTAGAAGATAAGTTAAACCAGTTAAAAAATACTATCAATGCTGATAAAAGTGGTACAAATTCTAAAGAGTATGTTAAACAGATAATAGAACTAAATGAAGATGTATCTCATGCTATAATTTCTAGTTGGAAGAAGgtatatttaatcatataactttataattcattttcataaattttcaattgttTATGTTTTGTGCTTTGAATATAGGATAAAATACGTGCTATgctaaaagaattaaaaaaatcgctcgatgataaagaaagattagcTAAAACTGCCGTCGCTACTGCGGTAGTTGAAACTGTTCAAAAGATGATTCAATCGAATATTGGCTGTGCTGTATTTGTAGAAGTACTGAAAGCATTTAGCAATACAAAAGCTTTAGATTCTGCattgaaaaagattaaaagtttATCACCAGACACTAGTGCATTATTGATAAGTGTTGATCAAGATGCCAAAAAAATCTTTGCTCTTAGTGCTGTCcctaaagtaagaaaaaaataaataaataaataacaacgtATAGTGTAATCCAAAAACCTATATCAAactaattattacaataatttcagACAGCTATTAGTAAAGGTTTAAAGGCTAATGAATGGATTCAAGAGATAGCTCCTTTTATGGGAGGTAAAGGTGGTGGAAAAGCTGAATCTGCTCAAGCTTCAGgctcaaatatttcttctttgaataAAACAATACAAAAAGCTAAAGAATTTGCCAATTTAAAACTTGggattataaatgaaaaatcaacTATTCAAGGTATCTAATTAAAtgttcaaaattatttatgaattttttaaaggaaattatttaacaaaataatattttataattttttagatcTTCCTTCTAATTTAACTATTGGAAACGTAACAAATACGAATtctataaatatgaaaatatttccaaaattaatcattttcggaaataaaaatagtattagAAGCTACAAAGCTCAAATTGTAGctcaatataataatcaaaatcttgtaataaaatatattgaagatGATAAGAATTCTACAACAGATATGATATTAGAAATtggtgatattaaaatttctaatagtAGTGCCATTGCTTATTATTTATCAGATACTAATTTAAAAtgtgaaaatgatttatttgctttttgtGAAGTACTACAGTGGATAAGTTACACGGATAATCATCTTTTACCAGCAGTTACAGGTTGGATTTTATCGTCTTCTCGAATAACATTaccaaaaaatattaaattagatGGGAAAACTTCAAAAGAAGATGCATTGAAttcattaaagaaattaaataatatattacttagaaaaacatattttgtTAATGAAAGAATTTCTCTCGCGGATATTATGATATTCAGTACTCTGTTACCACTGTACGAACACGTTTTAACTTCGGAAGTAAGAAAACAATATACGAATTTAAATAGATGGTTTTCTACAATGCTTAATCAATCAGAAGTAAAAGCTGTAGTAAAAGATTTCCATTTCTGTACAGAAACACTGAAAGTTTAAAGATATGATAAAAGAGTGAACTATTCTCATTTTTATgaacatttttacaattatgtattaataaacatatgtttaagttatataaagatttcatttatattcattgatttgtcgttttttcttttagttcaTCATACAATATCCTAATTTCTTTCAACaaagtagatatattaataccTACTTTTGCAGATATAGGTATAATAGGCATATCaatcttctcttttaacaATTGTAGATTTtcctataaaaatatctttgagtaatatgttcttttttcaactCAATTTAAATGgtcaaaaatttaatgatcattatatcattttcttaccTTAGCTTCAGGCAAATCCATCTTATTAGCAATAACAATAAGAgatctattatttaaatttttgttgaattgattaatttcatattttaatatttctaatgcTTGCCAAGGTTCATCAAGAGAAAGatctataacaaat
The Vespula pensylvanica isolate Volc-1 chromosome 4, ASM1446617v1, whole genome shotgun sequence DNA segment above includes these coding regions:
- the LOC122628731 gene encoding probable RNA-binding protein 18; the encoded protein is MEPDAKVPLPLEPIKSNQVEDRRLWVGNLDLRINEYQLLKLVQKHGTIEKFDLLFHRSGPQAGQPRGYAFVTYKTIEDAEAAKDALHNLKVGAKNIVVRWAHSVTEPDIEKPKPKIDIPALAGAKKEDKKISRETAIQAIEAKLKLMKESEEEFELNKPLDGSPIIHLYQRTENQKPSTSTRHHNRGNHHHNNKPYNRYKPRR
- the LOC122628733 gene encoding probable 28S ribosomal protein S25, mitochondrial; this translates as MPFMIGKEPIRRTLKYLQAGKLVLKDKIQILSINYNTSGQHHSGTRDFVFWYLPQIQYKNPDVQIITFKNKTPSPFIKCYYENGETMLIDVDSQPKESILQHLIKVIGKSEQLLIEEEVAKEKKDNPANFGVGCKKSCICEIPGQVPCPGVIPLPYHMRGKTALKEKEM
- the LOC122628725 gene encoding alanine--tRNA ligase, cytoplasmic, which codes for MSVSMTSKEIRQSYIDFFKSKGHEYVHSSSTIPHDDPTLLFTNAGMNQFKPIFLGTVDPNSDMAKWVRVVNTQKCIRAGGKHNDLDDVGKDVYHHTFFEMMGNWSFGDYFKKEICMWAWEFLTVNLKLSPDRLYITYFGGDEKSGLNPDNECKDIWLSLGVSASHVLPGSMKDNFWEMGETGPCGPCSEIHYDRIGGREAAHLVNMDDPNVLEIWNLVFIQYNRELDGILKTLPKKHIDCGLGLERLVSVIQNKQANYDTDLFMPLFEAIQKGTGAPPYQGRVGDADKDGIDMAYRVLADHARTITIALADGGMPDNTGRGYVLRRILRRAVRYATEKLNAKPGFFASLINVVVELLGDVFPEVKKDPQSIIDTINEEETQFLKTLSRGRNLLNRTIAKLESSKVVPGDVAWRLYDTYGFPVDLTQLMTEEKGLKVDMIAYEEAKKQAQLISQSKVGGIDDQINLDIHAITELQNAGIPVTNDLSKYNYNIKNNNPYDEYSFESCTGTVIALRHAKTFVEKVHSGQEVGILLDKTNFYAEQGGQIYDEGFLVKVDDEETEIRITNVQVRGGYVLHIGTVGEGVLKKGDKVYLNIDTTRRRLIMSNHTATHVLNYALRQVLGLEADQKGSLVAPDRLRFDFTNKGAMTTDQVKKTEEITNDMVQQNKNIYAKESNLALAKTIKGLRAMFEETYPDPVRIVSVGIPIEELEKDPLSDAALKTSVEFCGGTHLHNTGHIGDFVIASEEAIAKGIRRIVALTGPEAKKALKKSALLEDKLNQLKNTINADKSGTNSKEYVKQIIELNEDVSHAIISSWKKDKIRAMLKELKKSLDDKERLAKTAVATAVVETVQKMIQSNIGCAVFVEVLKAFSNTKALDSALKKIKSLSPDTSALLISVDQDAKKIFALSAVPKTAISKGLKANEWIQEIAPFMGGKGGGKAESAQASGSNISSLNKTIQKAKEFANLKLGIINEKSTIQDLPSNLTIGNVTNTNSINMKIFPKLIIFGNKNSIRSYKAQIVAQYNNQNLVIKYIEDDKNSTTDMILEIGDIKISNSSAIAYYLSDTNLKCENDLFAFCEVLQWISYTDNHLLPAVTGWILSSSRITLPKNIKLDGKTSKEDALNSLKKLNNILLRKTYFVNERISLADIMIFSTLLPLYEHVLTSEVRKQYTNLNRWFSTMLNQSEVKAVVKDFHFCTETLKV